Proteins encoded by one window of Companilactobacillus ginsenosidimutans:
- a CDS encoding matrixin family metalloprotease — translation MKNIKKIALLATATLLLTPVISVSQIQDAKADSTGNSLVVSKTTQTKTQTLGNTATSNTSDITQNEHFDTNTIAYYITPGTAKGVQQDIRAAALQWNMQTKVNLYESKDKNSSSIVFTNSGTSSAENGLTTNTINKSKGYTEVISSKIDLSKTTIPQATLSTMGRRVVEHELGHALGLKDTHTDSDGSIMWYKTPNTDITAKDVAAINLYYK, via the coding sequence ATGAAAAACATCAAAAAGATTGCATTACTAGCTACTGCCACACTTTTACTAACACCAGTAATTTCTGTTAGTCAAATTCAAGACGCAAAAGCCGACTCAACTGGAAACTCACTAGTTGTTTCAAAAACTACACAAACAAAAACTCAAACATTAGGTAATACAGCAACTTCAAACACATCTGATATTACTCAAAATGAACATTTCGACACAAACACAATTGCTTACTACATCACACCTGGAACAGCCAAGGGTGTTCAACAAGATATCCGTGCCGCTGCACTTCAATGGAACATGCAAACTAAAGTAAACTTGTACGAATCAAAAGATAAGAACAGTTCATCAATCGTTTTCACCAATAGTGGAACAAGCAGCGCTGAAAATGGTTTGACTACTAATACAATTAATAAATCTAAAGGTTACACCGAAGTAATTTCCTCAAAAATTGACCTCTCAAAAACAACAATTCCACAAGCTACCCTTTCAACAATGGGCAGACGTGTTGTCGAACATGAATTAGGCCACGCTTTGGGTTTGAAAGATACACACACTGATTCAGACGGATCAATTATGTGGTACAAGACACCAAATACTGACATCACAGCTAAAGATGTTGCCGCAATTAATTTGTATTATAAATAA
- a CDS encoding nucleoside hydrolase, whose protein sequence is MKKVIMDCDPGIDDAIAITVLLAHPEIADVIGVTTVGGNVALNYVTQNAKKLLTFLGSHTELASGQAEPLVKEIETAGEIHGKTGMEGYDFPKESLDYPLASENAVTFIYNKLAESDEPVDIIATAPLTNIALLLKTFPEIHEKIDHIYVMGGSTLQGNITLASEFNAYVDPEAAKIVFDSGVPVTLSGLNLTENKAYMTMDEIKSIKDLGEVGVMASSILDFYAGAELEKGMTKIPIHDACAVISMLKPELFTKSENYSIDVGLTNDQFRGMTYPDRRVYAEEHNNVKVLEDVDREAFVKYLLDSIKSYDK, encoded by the coding sequence ATGAAAAAAGTAATTATGGACTGTGATCCTGGTATTGATGATGCCATCGCAATCACCGTATTGCTGGCACATCCAGAGATTGCCGATGTAATCGGTGTAACAACAGTTGGTGGAAACGTGGCCTTGAATTACGTCACACAAAATGCAAAGAAGTTGCTAACATTTTTAGGCTCACACACCGAACTCGCATCCGGACAAGCAGAACCATTAGTCAAGGAAATTGAGACTGCCGGTGAAATCCATGGTAAAACTGGTATGGAAGGATATGACTTTCCTAAAGAAAGTTTGGATTATCCTTTAGCTAGTGAAAATGCGGTTACTTTTATTTATAACAAACTTGCCGAAAGTGACGAACCTGTAGACATTATCGCCACTGCACCTTTGACTAACATCGCATTACTACTCAAAACTTTCCCAGAAATTCACGAAAAGATTGACCACATTTACGTTATGGGTGGCTCAACTTTACAAGGGAACATAACTTTAGCTTCTGAATTCAATGCCTATGTTGACCCTGAAGCCGCTAAAATTGTCTTTGACTCAGGTGTACCCGTTACACTTTCAGGTTTGAATTTAACCGAGAACAAAGCATATATGACAATGGATGAAATCAAATCTATTAAAGATTTAGGCGAAGTTGGTGTCATGGCCAGTTCAATCCTTGATTTTTATGCTGGAGCCGAACTTGAAAAAGGTATGACTAAAATCCCAATTCACGATGCCTGTGCTGTTATTAGCATGTTGAAACCAGAATTATTTACTAAGAGTGAAAATTACTCAATCGATGTTGGTTTAACAAATGACCAATTCAGAGGTATGACCTACCCTGACAGACGTGTCTATGCTGAAGAACACAACAATGTCAAGGTTCTCGAAGACGTTGATCGTGAGGCATTCGTAAAATACTTATTAGACTCAATTAAGAGTTATGACAAATAA
- a CDS encoding MarR family winged helix-turn-helix transcriptional regulator: MSGNIAHLIKVASNEISRSVNDFASTYDLTGTQVQIIDFLTSVPNNEDVFQKDIEAEFNIRRSTATNILKIMEKKELIKREAVESDSRLKKITVLEKALKIQTNIDDFMKQNDQRILSSLGAFERRGFMHALQKLPEKLQNTEQSEVKKQ, encoded by the coding sequence ATGTCGGGTAATATCGCTCATTTGATTAAGGTGGCGTCGAACGAGATTTCTCGCAGTGTTAATGATTTTGCATCAACCTATGATTTAACAGGTACACAAGTTCAAATAATTGATTTTTTAACTAGTGTTCCTAACAACGAGGACGTTTTTCAAAAGGATATTGAAGCAGAATTTAATATCCGTCGATCGACTGCAACTAATATTCTCAAAATTATGGAGAAAAAAGAGTTAATTAAGCGTGAGGCTGTCGAATCAGATTCAAGATTAAAGAAAATCACCGTCTTGGAAAAGGCACTTAAGATTCAAACTAACATTGATGATTTCATGAAACAAAATGACCAACGAATCCTTTCAAGCCTTGGTGCTTTTGAACGACGAGGATTTATGCACGCTTTACAAAAATTGCCCGAAAAGTTGCAAAATACAGAGCAAAGTGAGGTCAAGAAACAATGA
- a CDS encoding fructosamine kinase family protein, which produces MLVDKDWYSELKLGNIENIEPVSGGDINLAFKVTSSTGKYFLKVQPNNNASFFDHEVEGLNLINSVANAPKAIRSGTFKGNGYLILEYVEFGTDSEYALGKLVAKMHQKHNDQFGLDHNIKNAKNPKINTWQDNWGDFYVKQRLEVLEIQVKQKGLWNGYRENLLDRLKAKVYEYYSNHPVKPSLMHGDLWNGNAGFQSDHQPILFDPDVFFGNREMDIAMTLLFGGFSKDFYDGYQSVYPLDEGWEDRVSWYQSYYLLAHLNLFGEGYGASLENSLERSISF; this is translated from the coding sequence ATGCTTGTTGATAAAGATTGGTATAGTGAATTAAAACTCGGTAATATCGAAAATATTGAACCAGTTTCTGGCGGGGACATTAACTTGGCTTTCAAAGTCACATCTTCTACAGGAAAATATTTTTTAAAGGTACAACCGAATAATAATGCAAGTTTCTTTGATCATGAAGTAGAAGGCTTGAATTTAATTAATTCAGTTGCTAACGCTCCAAAGGCTATTAGATCTGGCACGTTCAAAGGCAACGGCTATCTAATTTTAGAATATGTTGAATTTGGAACTGATTCTGAATATGCCTTGGGTAAACTGGTTGCTAAAATGCATCAAAAGCACAACGACCAGTTCGGTTTGGATCACAATATTAAGAATGCTAAAAATCCTAAAATCAATACGTGGCAGGATAACTGGGGTGACTTTTATGTCAAACAACGGCTGGAAGTATTGGAAATTCAAGTTAAACAAAAGGGACTCTGGAATGGTTATCGAGAGAACTTATTAGATAGATTGAAAGCAAAAGTTTATGAGTATTATTCCAATCATCCAGTTAAGCCAAGTTTGATGCACGGTGATTTGTGGAATGGTAACGCTGGATTTCAAAGCGACCATCAACCAATTCTTTTCGACCCTGATGTATTTTTTGGTAATCGAGAAATGGATATTGCTATGACACTGCTTTTTGGCGGATTTAGCAAAGACTTTTATGATGGCTATCAAAGTGTTTACCCACTAGATGAGGGATGGGAAGATCGAGTTTCCTGGTATCAAAGCTACTATTTATTAGCACATCTTAATCTGTTTGGTGAAGGATACGGTGCAAGTCTAGAAAACTCATTAGAAAGATCAATAAGTTTTTAA
- a CDS encoding SDR family oxidoreductase, translated as MANILILGANGQIAQLSENIFLDSTGDNMKLYLRRADRLRDKAAQYEDRIELIDGDTTDVDKLVDSMKDVDMVYANLAGGNIKDQAESVVEAMHKAGKTRLVWISTLGIYDEVPGKFGQWNNSTLGSYITNYAAAAKVLEDSDLDYTIIRPAWLTNKDEVDYEVTQKGEAFKGTEVSRKSIAQVVVDIAQDPSQFSKASIGVNKPNTDGDKPSWY; from the coding sequence ATGGCAAACATTTTAATATTAGGTGCAAACGGACAAATCGCACAATTGAGCGAAAACATTTTCTTGGATTCAACAGGTGACAACATGAAGTTGTATCTAAGACGTGCAGATCGACTACGCGACAAGGCCGCACAATATGAAGACAGAATCGAACTAATTGATGGGGATACAACAGACGTCGATAAATTAGTTGATTCAATGAAAGACGTAGACATGGTATACGCTAACTTAGCAGGTGGTAACATCAAGGACCAAGCTGAGTCAGTTGTTGAGGCAATGCACAAGGCCGGCAAAACAAGACTAGTATGGATTTCAACATTAGGTATTTATGACGAAGTCCCTGGCAAATTTGGTCAATGGAACAACAGTACTTTAGGCAGCTACATCACAAACTACGCTGCAGCAGCCAAAGTACTTGAGGATTCAGACTTAGATTACACAATTATCAGACCAGCCTGGTTGACTAATAAAGACGAAGTTGATTATGAAGTTACACAGAAGGGTGAAGCATTTAAGGGTACTGAAGTTTCTAGAAAATCAATTGCCCAAGTTGTTGTTGATATTGCACAAGATCCTTCGCAGTTTAGCAAAGCATCAATTGGTGTTAACAAACCAAACACAGACGGAGACAAACCTAGCTGGTATTAG
- a CDS encoding MFS transporter: MTKKFSFFSKDIICVMLATFFYQFSIQAVNPLMNGYARNLGISSTFAGIIVGVMSITSMILRPFAGNLTDRVSKYRLSLIGGILCAVGDFGYLFSANASSLLFFRIINGAGFVLCTVCLATWMAYLVPRQHLGAAMGYYGLLNALAMAIAPALAISIYQLLGYKFIITLAGVSAVAMVVVIQLIDNHAKPSVKLEDQHFKIIQRDALPVAIIFSLLSIPYFVTQADIVMYVQERHLNITVSLFFICYSIALIIIRILLKNYFDTISFGTWFFLCIIATIGYIILLTIMQNNFEMILAAVLMAVGFGIMVSVSQSTSLLLAPLEEQGLANATYYLGSDIGMSVGPIIGGILPTIFPLKFFYPAMLLLIPLTAIIYLFNRNKLNAAVQYN; encoded by the coding sequence TTGACAAAGAAATTTTCGTTTTTTTCAAAAGATATTATTTGCGTCATGTTAGCAACTTTCTTCTATCAATTTAGTATTCAAGCAGTTAATCCACTAATGAACGGATATGCTCGGAATTTAGGAATTAGCAGTACTTTTGCGGGTATTATCGTTGGGGTTATGAGTATCACTTCAATGATATTAAGACCATTTGCCGGAAATTTAACTGATCGAGTTTCTAAATATCGTCTTTCATTAATCGGGGGAATTCTATGCGCTGTTGGCGATTTCGGATACCTTTTTTCTGCTAATGCATCCTCGCTATTATTTTTTAGAATCATAAATGGTGCGGGTTTCGTACTATGTACCGTTTGTCTAGCAACTTGGATGGCATATTTAGTACCTCGACAACATCTTGGAGCAGCAATGGGATATTACGGATTATTAAATGCTCTTGCAATGGCAATTGCTCCTGCTTTAGCAATCAGTATTTATCAACTTCTTGGATATAAATTCATTATCACTTTGGCTGGTGTGAGTGCTGTCGCCATGGTTGTTGTTATACAATTAATCGATAATCATGCAAAGCCTTCAGTTAAGTTGGAAGACCAGCACTTCAAGATTATTCAGCGTGATGCGTTACCAGTAGCGATAATATTTTCACTTCTATCTATTCCATACTTCGTTACCCAAGCTGATATTGTCATGTACGTTCAGGAACGGCATTTGAATATCACTGTAAGTTTATTTTTCATATGTTATTCAATTGCTTTGATTATTATCCGTATTCTATTAAAAAATTATTTTGATACTATATCATTCGGAACTTGGTTTTTTCTCTGCATAATTGCGACAATTGGTTACATCATCTTATTAACAATTATGCAAAACAACTTTGAAATGATCTTGGCAGCTGTGCTAATGGCAGTCGGTTTTGGAATTATGGTTTCTGTATCCCAATCAACATCCCTCTTATTAGCCCCCTTAGAAGAACAGGGCCTTGCTAATGCAACTTATTATTTGGGGAGTGATATTGGAATGTCAGTTGGACCTATCATTGGCGGAATCTTACCAACTATTTTTCCACTAAAATTCTTTTACCCGGCAATGTTACTTCTCATTCCATTAACAGCAATTATCTACTTATTCAATAGAAATAAGCTTAATGCAGCAGTACAGTATAACTAA
- a CDS encoding carboxylesterase family protein, whose amino-acid sequence MPHTNKKFNNVKEWLGVPYGTADRFQKAQIVPFDSNSEYSQSGPASMQLTDPAFLSSDKGESEDCLNLNIWAPDNVTEKLPVVVYIHGGGWTYGANSQDTSDLSGLVASGKVIGVSLNYRLGPLGWLELSQYGGKFKDASNLGLQDMVLALKWIHQYIEFFGGDPNQVTLTGHSAGSFSLLTLLAVPEADGLYNRLAAFSGYAARYIPAWWAEELADKVLKNLDLSSPEQLLTVDPKSLMDATNKALPTDVLKRGNIDTLSIGIVEDEFLPNGVLKANPADVIKSGEHKDIDLIITSTTAEASWYAANLPDNIDPKTIEAVIDEMVYDCHIPRKQAEAIAVHCGAGKDSPMIVRTRFFTDYNFTIPAIREAHDHAQAGGRVYQLSVGPVEGSPAYHGTDMYGIVGQTAPDASQEQLDRDGFISQTLLNFSTDQHEKLWSPVKPDQFNIKDIGQRPYNGVEHAKTVLELFDVVPRP is encoded by the coding sequence ATGCCACATACTAATAAAAAATTTAATAACGTTAAAGAATGGCTTGGGGTTCCTTATGGTACTGCTGATCGATTCCAAAAAGCCCAAATTGTTCCGTTTGATTCTAACTCTGAATATAGCCAAAGTGGTCCTGCTTCTATGCAATTGACGGATCCTGCTTTTTTAAGTTCTGATAAGGGTGAGAGTGAAGATTGCTTGAATCTTAATATTTGGGCTCCTGATAATGTTACTGAGAAACTACCTGTTGTTGTTTACATTCACGGTGGTGGTTGGACTTATGGTGCTAATTCTCAAGACACTTCTGACTTATCTGGGTTAGTTGCTAGTGGTAAAGTTATTGGTGTTTCGCTTAATTATCGTCTTGGACCTCTTGGCTGGCTTGAGTTATCTCAATATGGTGGAAAATTTAAAGACGCTAGTAACTTGGGACTGCAAGATATGGTTCTTGCTTTAAAATGGATTCACCAATATATTGAATTTTTTGGTGGTGACCCTAACCAAGTTACACTTACAGGTCATAGTGCTGGTTCATTTTCACTTTTAACACTTTTAGCTGTACCAGAAGCTGATGGATTATATAATCGTTTGGCAGCATTTTCGGGATATGCCGCACGTTACATTCCAGCTTGGTGGGCCGAAGAATTAGCCGATAAAGTTTTGAAAAATCTAGACTTATCTTCACCTGAGCAATTACTAACTGTTGATCCTAAATCATTAATGGATGCGACTAACAAAGCTTTGCCAACCGATGTTTTGAAACGCGGTAATATTGATACACTTTCAATTGGTATTGTTGAAGATGAATTTTTACCAAATGGCGTGCTGAAAGCTAATCCGGCTGATGTTATTAAAAGTGGAGAACATAAAGATATTGACTTGATAATAACTTCAACAACAGCGGAAGCCAGCTGGTATGCTGCTAACTTGCCAGATAATATTGATCCAAAAACAATCGAAGCTGTGATTGATGAAATGGTCTATGATTGCCACATTCCACGTAAGCAAGCTGAAGCTATTGCCGTACATTGTGGAGCTGGCAAAGATTCACCAATGATTGTCAGAACTCGTTTCTTTACAGATTATAACTTCACCATACCAGCTATACGTGAAGCTCATGATCATGCTCAAGCTGGCGGACGAGTTTATCAACTAAGCGTTGGCCCAGTTGAAGGTTCTCCTGCTTATCATGGTACAGATATGTACGGTATCGTCGGCCAAACTGCACCTGATGCTAGCCAAGAACAACTTGATCGTGATGGATTTATTAGTCAAACATTACTCAATTTTTCTACTGATCAACATGAAAAGTTATGGTCACCAGTGAAACCAGACCAATTTAACATCAAAGATATTGGTCAGAGACCTTATAACGGAGTTGAACATGCCAAAACTGTGCTAGAGCTATTTGACGTTGTTCCTCGTCCATAG
- a CDS encoding DHA2 family efflux MFS transporter permease subunit, translating to MSTTTKNKINTKLEHPFLALMGVLIGGFVGMLSETSLNIALPSIMKAFSIETGTVQWLVTGYMLVIAIVLPLSSLLTKHFSTRGLVRSALIIFIIGSIVAALAPDFPILLTGRMIQGIGTGIILPLMFSIAMRIFPPNKLGAALGVAALVIMFAPAIGPTLVGIILGVLSWRWIFWSFIIFLLIALAFMEKNLTNVFEVTKPKVDWLAICLSTVSFGLIVFGISFLSKNMTLALIALVVGLVLLVVYIRQQLHAKTPTLDFKVLKTPRFVTGSLLVMIDFGITLSAMYILPMYIQNGLGVAVALTGVVLLPGGLVNALVSFLAGRAYDKMGAKILTRLGFIFSAIGALMFIFSGVHSSLGYIIAAHIIIMIGVPMAMAPSQTYGLNSLDAFQSADGSAIINTFQQVIGAVATGIATMLLSTGQNSYFSNGGHSAAQAFTQGAHYGFIFTFVLAVLGFIIAFRVKDKGADVTEK from the coding sequence ATGAGCACTACCACAAAAAATAAAATAAATACAAAATTAGAACACCCATTTCTAGCATTAATGGGCGTTCTGATTGGTGGATTTGTCGGAATGTTAAGTGAAACATCACTAAACATCGCATTGCCATCAATTATGAAGGCTTTCTCAATTGAAACTGGAACCGTACAATGGTTGGTTACTGGATACATGCTAGTAATCGCCATCGTGTTGCCACTTTCAAGTTTATTGACAAAACATTTTTCAACCAGGGGATTAGTTAGATCCGCATTAATAATTTTCATCATCGGATCAATTGTTGCTGCATTAGCACCTGATTTCCCAATCCTACTTACTGGTCGTATGATTCAGGGTATCGGAACCGGAATTATCCTGCCACTAATGTTCTCAATTGCCATGAGAATTTTCCCACCTAACAAACTTGGTGCCGCACTTGGTGTAGCAGCATTGGTTATCATGTTTGCACCAGCTATCGGACCTACACTTGTCGGAATTATTCTCGGTGTACTTTCATGGAGATGGATATTCTGGTCATTCATCATCTTCCTATTAATTGCATTAGCATTTATGGAAAAGAATCTGACAAACGTTTTCGAAGTCACTAAGCCAAAAGTTGATTGGTTGGCAATCTGTTTATCAACTGTCAGTTTTGGATTAATCGTTTTCGGAATTAGTTTCCTATCCAAGAATATGACCTTAGCTTTGATTGCTTTAGTTGTTGGATTAGTTTTACTAGTCGTTTATATCAGACAACAATTACACGCTAAAACTCCAACACTCGATTTCAAAGTGTTGAAAACACCTAGATTTGTAACTGGATCATTACTAGTTATGATTGATTTTGGTATTACACTTTCAGCTATGTACATACTTCCAATGTACATTCAAAATGGACTCGGAGTAGCTGTTGCTTTAACTGGGGTAGTTCTTCTACCCGGTGGTTTAGTTAACGCTTTAGTATCATTCTTAGCAGGCCGTGCCTACGATAAAATGGGTGCAAAAATTTTAACTAGATTAGGATTTATATTTTCTGCTATTGGTGCATTAATGTTTATTTTCAGTGGCGTTCACAGCTCACTTGGATACATTATTGCAGCCCACATCATTATTATGATTGGTGTTCCAATGGCAATGGCTCCATCACAAACTTATGGATTGAACTCACTTGATGCATTCCAATCTGCTGATGGTTCAGCTATTATTAATACTTTCCAACAAGTTATTGGTGCCGTTGCAACTGGTATCGCCACAATGTTATTGAGTACTGGTCAAAACAGTTATTTCTCAAATGGTGGTCATTCAGCCGCGCAAGCCTTTACACAAGGTGCACATTACGGATTCATCTTTACATTTGTTTTAGCTGTTCTAGGCTTCATTATTGCCTTCAGAGTTAAAGACAAGGGTGCTGACGTTACAGAAAAGTAA
- a CDS encoding MFS transporter, translated as MTAKHSRLRAITFILVAFMLGCNEFMVVGILSNIAQSYHVTLSSIGILVTVFALVYAISTPVLTTMTSHWNRRKLLLVLIAIFFVSNTMTAMAPTLGWLFAARIMTALVAGTIITLVNLFASIVTPMDKRPMVMAWVGAGFSIASVVGVPIGSAIAAWISWHASFWMVSGLTLVVFAMLVWLLPDEKPEVTGSIVEQLSLLKDHKVLLGIGITIAVMAVQYTFYTYIRSIITSVLGYNITTLNWLLLMLGVMSIIGNQIAGMVAKNNGFKKLPYVFSLLIIFCLLLGVALKSSILGIVVLAILCTLVIIYGTTIQLGFMDEALKNYPQSLALATSLISIFANVGISLGSLSASTTVRFLSLNSVGYIAAIYAVVALLLSLKLRQKTKNDFN; from the coding sequence TTGACCGCAAAACATTCACGCCTGCGAGCCATAACATTCATTCTCGTAGCATTTATGCTCGGATGTAACGAATTCATGGTCGTTGGTATACTTTCAAACATCGCACAAAGCTATCACGTAACACTTTCATCGATTGGTATCCTAGTTACCGTCTTTGCACTGGTTTACGCCATCAGCACACCAGTTTTAACCACCATGACCAGCCACTGGAATCGGCGAAAATTATTATTGGTATTAATTGCAATTTTCTTCGTCAGCAACACGATGACAGCAATGGCTCCGACTCTTGGTTGGTTATTTGCAGCCAGAATTATGACCGCCTTAGTCGCAGGAACTATTATTACCCTAGTAAACCTTTTTGCCAGCATTGTGACGCCAATGGATAAACGTCCAATGGTCATGGCTTGGGTTGGTGCTGGATTTAGTATTGCCTCTGTTGTTGGTGTTCCAATTGGATCTGCAATCGCAGCTTGGATCAGTTGGCACGCCAGTTTCTGGATGGTGTCTGGGCTGACACTAGTCGTCTTCGCAATGTTGGTTTGGTTGTTGCCAGATGAAAAACCAGAAGTAACCGGCAGCATCGTCGAACAATTATCACTATTAAAGGACCATAAGGTTCTTTTAGGGATTGGAATTACAATCGCTGTAATGGCTGTCCAATACACCTTCTATACTTACATTCGTTCAATCATAACGTCTGTGCTTGGCTATAATATCACCACACTTAACTGGTTGTTGTTGATGCTTGGAGTTATGAGTATTATTGGTAATCAAATTGCTGGAATGGTTGCGAAAAATAATGGATTCAAAAAACTTCCATACGTCTTCTCGCTCTTGATTATTTTCTGTCTACTATTAGGAGTTGCTCTCAAGAGTTCAATCTTAGGCATCGTCGTTCTGGCAATTTTATGTACTTTAGTAATCATTTACGGAACTACTATTCAGCTGGGATTCATGGATGAAGCCCTAAAGAATTATCCACAATCACTTGCACTCGCAACATCGTTAATATCAATTTTTGCCAATGTCGGAATTTCTCTAGGATCTTTATCAGCTTCAACAACCGTTCGATTCTTAAGTTTAAATTCAGTTGGTTACATCGCCGCAATCTATGCGGTTGTCGCCTTACTTCTCTCTCTTAAATTACGTCAAAAAACTAAAAATGACTTCAATTAA
- a CDS encoding LytTR family transcriptional regulator — protein MIENKRTYMAIDLKSFYASVECIDHDLDPLNANLVVADNSRTDKTICLAVSPALKQFGIPGRPRLFQVEQIVRKLNRERADKVSTHLTKYSSINRQHLLNSQSLRIGYKVVKPRMNFYMHKSTEIYGIYLRFIEAKNIHVYSIDEVLMDVTDYLKQHDVTPHTLAKTIIQQIQSETGITATAGIGTNLFLAKVAMDIVAKHIPADTDGVRIAQMNEQQYRKLLWAHQPLTDFWRVGRGYAARLEKLGLNTMGDIARCSLGSLSDEYNEEILYHEFGKNAELLIDHAWGHETATLEDIKKYRSDDHGLYSSQVLMKPTSYDDGLKIVRGMSDTLALDLVQKKVLSNRIGLIIDYDITSLQVNTSFSGKLVEDWYGRKTPKPAHTATKLTVPTSSQTELRHIFISMYENIVDNKMLIRRVTVTANHLVDENKVKHAPKFTQTNLFGNPEEEIVKDKVAEEKRARDHKIQETILDLQKRFGNRNVILKASDLEEGSTTKERNNQIGGHHA, from the coding sequence ATGATTGAGAACAAAAGAACGTACATGGCAATTGATCTAAAATCTTTTTACGCATCCGTTGAATGTATTGACCATGATTTGGACCCTCTGAACGCAAATTTAGTCGTGGCGGATAATTCCAGAACTGACAAAACTATCTGTCTGGCAGTGTCTCCAGCGTTGAAGCAATTTGGTATACCAGGCCGTCCTAGGCTTTTTCAAGTTGAACAAATCGTTAGAAAATTAAACCGTGAACGAGCTGATAAAGTATCCACTCATTTGACAAAATATTCTTCAATTAACCGTCAGCATTTATTAAACTCACAATCACTGAGAATCGGATACAAAGTAGTTAAACCAAGAATGAATTTTTACATGCATAAGAGTACCGAGATTTACGGAATTTATTTGCGATTTATCGAGGCCAAGAATATTCACGTTTATTCCATTGATGAAGTGTTGATGGACGTAACTGACTACTTAAAACAACATGATGTCACACCACATACATTGGCGAAAACTATTATTCAACAAATTCAATCTGAGACCGGTATTACAGCCACAGCAGGAATTGGCACAAATTTGTTTTTAGCAAAAGTTGCGATGGATATCGTGGCAAAGCATATTCCCGCTGATACAGATGGGGTAAGAATCGCTCAAATGAATGAGCAACAATACCGCAAATTATTGTGGGCACATCAACCATTAACGGATTTTTGGCGAGTTGGAAGAGGCTATGCTGCAAGGTTAGAGAAGCTAGGCTTGAACACGATGGGTGATATTGCACGATGTTCGTTAGGAAGTTTATCAGATGAATATAATGAAGAGATTTTGTATCACGAATTCGGTAAAAATGCTGAATTGTTAATCGATCACGCCTGGGGTCACGAGACGGCAACACTTGAGGACATTAAGAAGTATCGTTCAGATGATCATGGATTGTATTCCAGTCAAGTATTGATGAAGCCAACTTCTTATGATGACGGTTTGAAAATTGTGAGAGGAATGAGTGACACTCTAGCGCTAGATTTAGTTCAGAAAAAAGTTTTATCCAATCGAATTGGTTTGATAATCGATTATGACATAACTAGTCTGCAGGTAAATACAAGTTTTAGTGGCAAGTTGGTGGAAGACTGGTATGGAAGAAAAACGCCAAAGCCTGCTCACACAGCCACTAAGCTAACAGTTCCAACATCTTCTCAAACTGAATTGCGGCACATATTTATTTCAATGTATGAAAATATCGTCGATAACAAGATGCTTATCCGCCGTGTGACCGTAACTGCAAATCATTTGGTTGATGAAAACAAGGTTAAACACGCGCCTAAATTTACTCAAACTAATTTATTTGGAAATCCTGAAGAAGAAATAGTAAAAGATAAAGTTGCCGAAGAAAAACGTGCCCGCGATCACAAGATTCAGGAGACTATTTTGGATTTACAAAAACGATTCGGTAATCGCAATGTCATTTTAAAGGCTTCCGATTTGGAAGAAGGTTCGACCACTAAAGAGCGGAACAACCAGATTGGAGGTCATCACGCATAA